Proteins encoded in a region of the Vicia villosa cultivar HV-30 ecotype Madison, WI linkage group LG5, Vvil1.0, whole genome shotgun sequence genome:
- the LOC131603362 gene encoding probable disease resistance protein At5g47260, translated as MDMRPRRSARNTNISNVDDKIKEQIMDALRVRDQEESIIGLCGPDKRVEASVKIVIRRAERDQLFEKIVTATVTKKTDITNIQMQIGDAIGLNFDDKTDLAESTCFMCFRNTKNTRPAERANLLCAKMKELQTVLVVLYDLYGRLDLGEIGIPFGEDHNGCKILLTSTNLKVLSEEMKVHKLIQLSET; from the exons ATGGACATGCGCCCACGACGCAG TGCGAGGAACACAAATATTTCCAACGTGGATGATAAGATTAAGGAACAGATTATGGATGCACTGAGAGTGAGAGACCAAGAAGAAAGTATAATCGGATTATGCGGGCCAGATAAAAGAGTCGAGGCTTCTGTAAAAATAGTTATAAGAAGAGCTGAGAGAGATCAATTGTTCGAAAAGATTGTCACAGCAACTGTGACAAAGAAAACAGACATTACAAATATCCAAATGCAAATTGGTGATGCAATAGGTCTCAATTTTGACGATAAGACGGATCTAGCTGAATCAACTTGTTTCATGTGTTTCCGTAATACTAAAAATACGAGACCTGCGGAAAGAGCTAATCTTCTGTGTGCTAAGATGAAGGAGCTGCAAACAGTCCTAGTTGTACTGTATGATCTTTATGGCAGACTCGATTTAGGTGAGATCGGTATTCCCTTTGGTGAAGATCATAATGGTTGCAAGATATTGCTGACATCTACAAATTTGAAGGTTTTATCAGAAGAAATGAAGGTTCATAAATTGATACAATTATCAGAGACATGA
- the LOC131605811 gene encoding uncharacterized protein LOC131605811, with amino-acid sequence MTSSSRNCLDIALVEATFCAYVKEDIFNYVCDFYTNANLPKAVSSSFLALIPKVSNPRNLSEFRPICLVGCLYKIIAKVLANRLKRVVDKLISKTQTAFIPGRHIQDGMVVLNEVVDFAKRNKRSCLVLKVDFEKAYDNVNWSFLLYMLSRFGFGEKWLRWMKACICSSSMSVLVNGSPTKDFMAEKGLKQGDPLSPFLFTIVTEGLARMVAMAKDRGVFSGFRVSQNLSFELMQFADDTVIIGEGSWSNLWSIKAILRGFELASGLPINLAKSSILGVNLEESFMLAAADFLCCRRDRFPSKFLGILLGDNHRQQYLWKSVVEKMRSSDGGDDYVAERVLVGRGSRKENHFVVSWEDVCRDKADGGLGVRNIEMFNVSLLNKWRWRFLVDTEAVWRSLLVHIYGPLEAAVFNGKEYSRSGNNSLWWRDIRSLSGQTETMGDWFQKGISCRVGTGSRVLFWKCKWCGSIPFQLAFPTLFSISSQQNATVANMGKYMGDRWLWSYHEEFAGQNMVVQEELAELSNILAQVCPDRSLTVDGFKWFANGEGRYVVSEGYRVMDKTRPAEMVNEDRLEAYSILWQTRVPSKIHVFGWRCIKNRLPTYEQLMHRGVSHCGFGETLDHLFVCKLSFCFFGLGEIIVVVGCAGI; translated from the exons ATGACCAGTTCTAGCAGGAACTGTCTTGATATAGCTTTAGTAGAAGCAACATTTTGTGCATATGTTAAA GAGGACATTTTCAATTATGTTTGTGATTTTTATACCAATGCTAATTTACCAAAGGCGGTGTCTTCTTCATTCTTGGCCCTGATTCCCAAGGTAAGTAATCCTCGTAATCTCTCGGAATTCCGCCCAATTTGCcttgttggttgtttgtataaGATCATCGCAAAGGTATTGGCGAATCGGTTGAAGAGGGTGGTTGACAAGCTGATTTCAAAAACTCAAACAGCATTCATTCCAGGTAGGCATATTCAAGACGGAATGGTGGTGCTAAACGAAGTGGTGGATTTTGCAAAAAGGAATAAGAGAAGTTGCTTAGTGCTGAAGGTCGATTTCGAAAAGGCATATGATAATGTTAATTGGTCCTTTTTGCTGTACATGCTTAGTAGATTTGGTTTTGGCGAGAAGTGGTTGCGTTGGATGAAGGCGTGTATTTGTAGTAGCTCGATGTCGGTCTTGGTTAACGGCTCTCCAACCAAGGATTTTATGGCGGAAAAAGGTTTGAAACAGGGAGACCCCTTATCCCCGTTCCTTTTCACCATAGTGACAGAAGGTTTGGCAAGGATGGTGGCTATGGCAAAAGACAGAGGCGTTTTCTCAGGTTTTAGAGTTAGTCAAAATCTGTCGTTTGAATTGATGCAGTTTGCAGATGATACGGTTATTATAGGGGAAGGTAGCTGGAGCAATTTGTGGAGTATAAAAGCAATTTTGAGGGGTTTCGAGCTTGCTTCGGGGTTACCAATCAATCTAGCAAAAAGTAGCATTTTGGGTGTTAATTTGGAGGAAAGTTTTATGCTGGCAGCGGCTGATTTTTTGTGTTGCAGACGCGACAGATTCCCATCGAAATTCCTTGGCATTCTGTTAGGAGATAATCATAGACAACAATACTTGTGGAAATCGGTGGTCGAAAAGATGAGAA GTAGTGATGGCGGAGATGATTATGTTGCAGAGAGAGTTCTTGTGGGGAGGGGGAGCAGAAAAGAGAATCATTTCGTGGTAAGCTGGGAAGATGTGTGTAGGGATAAAGCTGACGGAGGTTTGGGGGTTAGAAATATAGAAATGTTCAATGTGTCTTTGTTGAATAAATGGAGGTGGCGCTTTCTCGTCGATACAGAGGCTGTTTGGAGATCACTGCTTGTGCATATATATGGTCCACTCGAGGCAGCTGTTTTCAACGGGAAGGAATACTCTAGGAGCGGTAATAATTCGTTATGGTGGAGAGATATTAGGAGCTTGAGCGGTCAGACGGAGACAATGGGGGACTGGTTTCAAAAGGGCATTTCATGTAGGGTGGGGACGGGATCGAGAGTGCTATTCTGGAAATGCAAATGGTGTGGTAGCATTCCTTTTCAGCTAGCTTTTCCTACTCTTTTCAGCATATCGTCCCAACAAAATGCGACAGTTGCAAATATGGGAAAGTATATGGGTGACCGCTGGTTGTGGAGTTATCATGAGGAGTTTGCCGGACAGAACATGGTGGTCCAAGAAGAATTGGCAGAATTGTCAAATATTCTGGCTCAGGTGTGTCCGGACAGATCACTGACAGTGGACGGTTTCAAATGGTTTGCGAACGGAGAAGGAAGATATGTGGTGAGTGAGGGCTATAGGGTGATGGATAAAACTAGGCCTGCGGAGATGGTGAATGAAGACAGATTGGAAGCTTATTCAATTCTTTGGCAAACTCGAGTTCCTTCGAAAATTCATGTCTTTGGTTGGAGATGTATTAAGAACCGGTTGCCAACGTATGAGCAACTTATGCACAGAGGGGTTTCCCACTGCGGATTCGGAG AGACTCTAGATCATTTGTTTGTTTGTAAACTGTCCTTTTGCTTCTTTGGTTTGGGAGAAATTATTGTTGTGGTTGGGTGTGCCGGTATTTGA